The genomic window GTTTGGGGGTCGACCCCCGTCATGCCGATCAAATGGTCCGGGGGGCCGTTGTCCTGCCTAACGGAACGGGAAAAACCACCCGGGTCCTGGTCTTTGCCAAGGGAGAAAAAGAGCGGGAGGCCTTGGAGGCCGGGGCCGACATCGTGGGGTCCGAAGAGATTATTGAAAAAATAAAGGGTGGCTGGACGGATTTCGACAAAGCCGTGGCCACACCGGATTTGATGGGTACGGTTGGAAAAATCGGGAAGATTTTAGGCCCCAGGGGCTTGATGCCCAATGCCAAAACCGGCACCGTAACTTTTGACGTGGCCAAGGCGGTCCGTGAAATTAAAGCCGGTAAAATTGAGTTTCGGGTGGAAAAAAATGGGATCGTTCATGCTCCGGTGGGGCGCGTTTCTTTCGGGGCTGAAAAACTGATGCCCAATATCCTGTCCCTGTTCGATATCCTGTTGCGGCTTAAGCCTTCGAGCAGCAAAGGGACCTATTTAAAGAGTGTTACTATTTCAACGACCATGGGTCCGGGGATCAAGATCGATCCGGCCTTTGTCAAAGAAATAGCCAAGTAAAAAAATTTGTTGCTGGTTGCTGGTTCCTTGTTAGAACCACTAACCAGTAACGAGTAACCAGTAACGGTTTTAGGGTCGAAGACCGTAGGTGCCTTTTTAAGGCATAATTGAACCCTTTCTGCCTACCGAGACTCGTATCATGGGAATTTGGGCTCAACCATCGGTGCCACGGACTTTAAAACCTTATCAAAAACCTAAGAAAGGAGGAACCAATCATTGAAACGGGCGGAGAAGGAAAAGATCGTGGCCGACCTCCATCAACGTTTAACACAAGCCAAGGCCGTTTTTATAACGGATTTTCGCGGGTTAAATGTCGAATCGTTAAACCGCTTACGTCGGGACCTGCATCAGGGCGGCGATGAATACCAGGTTGTTAAAAATACCCTGTTTTTTAGGGCTTCCCAGGAAACCCCTATTTCAGCCTTGAAAGATCTTTTTGTCGGGCCTTGCGGGATAACCGTAAGTTATCAAGATCCGGTGGCCTCGGCAAAGATATTAGCGGATTTTGCCAAGAACCGGGAGGCCTTTGTCTTCAAGGGAGGCGTACTGGAAGGAAAACCGCTCTCCGGGGAAGCAATCCAACAGTTGTCTAAAATGCCTTCCCGTGAAGTCTTGTTGGGGCAGGTGCTTTCATCGCTTATTGCCGTACCGACGGGTTTCGTATCTACCCTGGCCGGAGTCATTCAGAAATTTATGGGAACCTTAAAGGCCATTGAAGAACAAAAAGCCAAGGCCTAAGGAACAAGAAGAAATAAGGAGGATCTATTACGATGGCTGAGAATATTACCAAAGAAGATGTGATTGCGTTTATTGCGAATATGACGGTCTTAGAACTGTCTGAGTTGGTTAAAGAGCTGGAAGATAAGTTCGGCGTTAAGGCCTCTGCTCCGGTTATGGCCATGGGAATGGCCCCGGCGGCCGAAGCCCCGGTTAAAGAGGAGCAGACGGAATTTTCGGTGATCATCACCGGGGTCGGAGAAAAGAAAATCCAAGTGATCAAAGAGGTTCGTGCCATTACCAGCCTGGGACTGAAAGAGGCCAAGGATGCGGTAGAAAATTTACCCAATCCGATTAAAGAAGGGGTTTCCAAGGAAGAGGCTGAAAAAGTAAAAAAACAATTGGAAGAGGCCGGCGCGACGGTAGAAATTAAATAACCGGTTTCTTGGCAGGATAAATTCAATCCTCACCTTTCCCTATATTTTCTGCAAAATTTGAAAATATAGAAGGGGGGTGAGGATTAACCTTCGGCAGGATACTCGGGCGTTACGAGTTACGGGTGATAATGTTTTGATTTCTAAACGCGCAACCCGAAACCCGAAACTCTGAATCGCTGAGTAAGAATTTAAACTTCCTTAAACTCAGGAAGGAGTAAGAATGACAGAACGGTCCATTCATAACGTCCGATTCCGAAAAAATTTCGGACGCATTGAAAAAATTATCGATATCCCCAATTTGATCGATATGCAAAAGCAGTCCTATGAACGGCTTCTGCAAAAAGATACCGATCCGGAACAACGGGAGATCACTGGTCTCCAGGGGGTATTTAAAAGCGTCTTTCCGATCCGGGACTTCAGTGGTATGTCGTCCCTGGAATTTGTCCGTTATTCTTTTGGAGAGGTCAAATATGAT from Deltaproteobacteria bacterium includes these protein-coding regions:
- a CDS encoding 50S ribosomal protein L1, which encodes MPDRGKKYKKAVDQVDRTKRYPLEEAVQLALSSSFTRFDETVDLAVRLGVDPRHADQMVRGAVVLPNGTGKTTRVLVFAKGEKEREALEAGADIVGSEEIIEKIKGGWTDFDKAVATPDLMGTVGKIGKILGPRGLMPNAKTGTVTFDVAKAVREIKAGKIEFRVEKNGIVHAPVGRVSFGAEKLMPNILSLFDILLRLKPSSSKGTYLKSVTISTTMGPGIKIDPAFVKEIAK
- a CDS encoding 50S ribosomal protein L10 encodes the protein MKRAEKEKIVADLHQRLTQAKAVFITDFRGLNVESLNRLRRDLHQGGDEYQVVKNTLFFRASQETPISALKDLFVGPCGITVSYQDPVASAKILADFAKNREAFVFKGGVLEGKPLSGEAIQQLSKMPSREVLLGQVLSSLIAVPTGFVSTLAGVIQKFMGTLKAIEEQKAKA
- the rplL gene encoding 50S ribosomal protein L7/L12, giving the protein MTKEDVIAFIANMTVLELSELVKELEDKFGVKASAPVMAMGMAPAAEAPVKEEQTEFSVIITGVGEKKIQVIKEVRAITSLGLKEAKDAVENLPNPIKEGVSKEEAEKVKKQLEEAGATVEIK